A genomic stretch from Frigoribacterium sp. PvP032 includes:
- a CDS encoding alpha-N-arabinofuranosidase translates to MTTARITVDREFTIGSVPRRLFGSFVEHMGRCVYTGIYEPGHETADEKGFRRDVLALTKELGATVVRYPGGNFVSGYNWEDGVGPVDQRPRRLDGAWHTVESNAFGLHEFVEWSKLAEVEVMEAVNLGTRGVDAARELVEYANHPGGTALSDRRIANGAADPFDIKLWCLGNELDGPWQIGHKTATEYGRLAQEAAKAMKFVDPTIELVAVGSSGRGMPTFGTWEHEVLTHAYDEVDYVSMHAYYQEHDGDATSFLATAVDMDAFIEEVVSTIDGVKAAGKHDKQVHISFDEWNVWYQTGLDTDDQPHNVSKGWVEHPRLIEDTYNVTDAVVVGTFLNSLLRHGDRVKIANQAQLVNVIAPIRSEQGGPAWRQTIFWPFARMAALAQGEILRTQVTSDKIDTTKYGDADLVDVSSTWDEETGRVVFFLANRGLEEAADVELVLRGFADARVVRSEVLAVPEGGDRFTANTVEAQDAVGLVPLDGVTVDGGSVRLSLPALSWAVVELEVAKA, encoded by the coding sequence ATGACCACCGCCCGCATCACCGTCGACCGCGAGTTCACGATCGGCTCCGTGCCGCGCCGCCTGTTCGGCTCGTTCGTCGAGCACATGGGCCGGTGCGTGTACACCGGCATCTACGAGCCCGGCCACGAGACCGCCGACGAGAAGGGCTTCCGTCGCGACGTCCTCGCCCTCACGAAGGAGCTCGGCGCGACCGTCGTCCGCTACCCCGGCGGCAACTTCGTCTCCGGCTACAACTGGGAGGACGGCGTCGGCCCGGTCGACCAGCGCCCCCGCCGCCTCGACGGCGCCTGGCACACCGTCGAGTCGAACGCCTTCGGCCTGCACGAGTTCGTCGAGTGGTCGAAGCTGGCCGAGGTCGAGGTGATGGAGGCCGTCAACCTCGGCACCCGCGGCGTCGACGCGGCGCGCGAGCTCGTCGAGTACGCGAACCACCCCGGCGGCACGGCCCTCAGCGACCGCCGCATCGCCAACGGCGCGGCCGACCCGTTCGACATCAAGCTCTGGTGCCTCGGCAACGAGCTCGACGGCCCCTGGCAGATCGGCCACAAGACCGCGACCGAGTACGGCCGCCTCGCCCAGGAGGCCGCCAAGGCGATGAAGTTCGTCGACCCGACCATCGAGCTCGTCGCGGTCGGCAGCTCGGGCCGCGGCATGCCGACCTTCGGCACCTGGGAGCACGAGGTGCTCACCCACGCCTACGACGAGGTCGACTACGTCTCGATGCACGCCTACTACCAGGAGCACGACGGCGACGCGACGAGCTTCCTCGCCACGGCGGTCGACATGGACGCCTTCATCGAGGAGGTCGTCTCGACCATCGACGGCGTCAAGGCCGCGGGCAAGCACGACAAGCAGGTGCACATCTCGTTCGACGAGTGGAACGTCTGGTACCAGACGGGCCTCGACACCGACGACCAGCCGCACAACGTCTCGAAGGGCTGGGTCGAGCACCCGCGCCTGATCGAGGACACCTACAACGTCACCGACGCGGTCGTCGTCGGCACGTTCCTCAACTCGCTGCTGCGCCACGGCGACCGGGTCAAGATCGCCAACCAGGCACAGCTCGTCAACGTGATCGCCCCGATCCGCAGCGAGCAGGGCGGGCCCGCCTGGCGCCAGACGATCTTCTGGCCGTTCGCCCGCATGGCGGCGCTGGCCCAGGGCGAGATCCTGCGCACCCAGGTCACCAGCGACAAGATCGACACCACGAAGTACGGCGACGCCGACCTCGTCGACGTCAGCTCGACGTGGGACGAGGAGACCGGGCGCGTCGTGTTCTTCCTGGCGAACCGCGGACTCGAGGAGGCGGCGGACGTCGAGCTCGTCCTCCGCGGCTTCGCGGACGCCCGGGTCGTCCGCTCCGAGGTGCTGGCGGTGCCGGAGGGCGGCGACCGCTTCACCGCCAACACCGTCGAGGCGCAGGACGCGGTCGGCCTCGTGCCGCTCGACGGCGTCACGGTCGACGGCGGCAGCGTCCGCCTGAGCCTGCCTGCCCTGTCGTGGGCAGTCGTCGAGCTCGAGGTCGCGAAGGCCTGA